A genomic region of Pseudoxanthomonas suwonensis contains the following coding sequences:
- a CDS encoding TldD/PmbA family protein, whose product MHRRDFLICSGLGLAGAALPAMFGKAIAAEQLVSVLDPALKRRLADAALAAARQAGASYCDVRVGRYLRQFVMTREDRVQNVVNTESTGTGVRVIANGAWGFAATNRLTPDDVAEAARRAVAIAKANSSIRTAPVQLAPAPGVGEVAWKTPIRKNAMEVPIKDKVDLLLGANAAAMNAGADFVNSTLFLVNEQKYFASTDGSYIDQDVHRIWLPFTVTAIDKASGRFRTRSELSAPMGLGYEYLDADPAQKFVSPNGVVNYGQRYDLLEDITAAAKHARAKLSAPSVKPGKYDLVLDPSHTWLTIHECVGHPLELDRVLGYEANYAGTSFATLDKREAGFRWGSDRVDLFADKTQPGSLGFVGYDDEGVKTKQWDLVKDGILVDYQTIRDQAHILGKNESDGCCYADSWSSVQFQRMPNVSLAPGKSRLSVADMIKDVENGIYIIGDGSFSIDQQRFNAQFGGQLFFEIKDGRITQQIEDVAYQIRTPEFWNACSAICDDSDYRLGGSFFDGKGQPSQVSAVSHGSSTARFDGINVINTARSLG is encoded by the coding sequence TTGCACAGACGCGACTTCCTCATCTGCAGCGGCCTCGGCCTGGCCGGTGCCGCCCTGCCGGCCATGTTCGGCAAGGCCATCGCCGCCGAACAGCTGGTGTCCGTGCTCGACCCGGCGCTCAAGCGGCGCCTGGCCGACGCCGCGCTGGCCGCCGCACGCCAGGCCGGCGCCAGCTACTGCGACGTGCGCGTCGGCCGCTACCTGCGCCAGTTCGTGATGACCCGCGAGGACCGGGTGCAGAACGTGGTCAACACCGAGTCCACCGGCACCGGCGTGCGCGTGATCGCCAACGGCGCCTGGGGCTTCGCCGCCACCAACCGGCTGACACCCGACGACGTGGCCGAGGCCGCGCGCCGGGCCGTGGCGATCGCCAAGGCCAACAGCTCGATCCGGACCGCGCCGGTGCAGCTGGCGCCCGCGCCGGGCGTGGGCGAGGTCGCCTGGAAGACCCCGATCCGCAAGAACGCGATGGAAGTGCCGATCAAGGACAAGGTCGACCTGCTGCTCGGCGCGAACGCCGCGGCCATGAACGCCGGCGCCGACTTCGTCAATTCCACCCTGTTCCTGGTCAACGAGCAGAAGTACTTCGCCAGCACCGACGGCTCCTACATCGACCAGGACGTGCACCGGATCTGGCTGCCGTTCACGGTCACCGCCATCGACAAGGCCAGCGGCAGGTTCCGTACCCGCAGTGAACTGTCCGCGCCGATGGGCCTGGGCTACGAATACCTGGACGCCGACCCCGCGCAGAAGTTCGTCTCGCCCAACGGCGTGGTCAACTACGGCCAGCGCTACGACCTGCTGGAAGACATCACCGCCGCCGCCAAACACGCGCGCGCCAAGCTCAGTGCGCCGTCGGTCAAGCCGGGCAAGTACGACCTGGTGCTGGATCCCTCGCACACCTGGCTGACCATCCACGAATGCGTCGGCCATCCGCTGGAGCTGGACCGCGTGCTCGGCTACGAGGCCAACTATGCCGGCACCAGCTTCGCCACCCTGGACAAGCGCGAGGCCGGCTTCCGCTGGGGCAGCGACCGGGTCGACCTGTTCGCCGACAAGACCCAGCCCGGCAGCCTCGGCTTCGTCGGCTACGACGACGAGGGCGTCAAGACCAAGCAGTGGGACCTGGTCAAGGACGGCATCCTGGTCGACTACCAGACCATCCGCGACCAGGCGCACATCCTCGGCAAGAACGAGTCGGACGGTTGCTGCTACGCCGACTCCTGGTCCAGCGTGCAGTTCCAGCGCATGCCCAACGTCTCGCTGGCCCCGGGCAAGTCCAGGCTCTCGGTGGCCGACATGATCAAGGACGTCGAAAACGGCATCTACATCATCGGCGACGGTTCGTTCTCGATCGACCAGCAACGGTTCAACGCCCAGTTCGGCGGCCAGCTGTTCTTCGAGATCAAGGACGGGCGGATCACCCAGCAGATCGAGGACGTGGCCTACCAGATCCGCACGCCGGAATTCTGGAACGCCTGCTCGGCCATCTGCGACGACAGCGACTACCGACTCGGTGGCTCGTTCTTCGACG